A region from the Synergistota bacterium genome encodes:
- the pstC gene encoding phosphate ABC transporter permease subunit PstC — translation MVAVDKNHLFKATILIGALGVIVLLLAIFLSLLIYSIPSLKAFGIKFFFGKDWDPVSKTFGALPFLVGTLLTSFLALLLSIPMSLSISILLGEYLRKGAISSILKSLTELLAGIPSVIYGFWGLFVLVPLVRKLEIAIGVPPIGVGILTASLILTIMIVPYSASLGREVIELVPHDIKEAAYSLGATRYEVIRYVIIPYARSGILAGILLSLGRAMGETMAVTMLIGNSNCIPNSIFSPGNTMASVIANEFTEATEKLHLSSLIEIGLFLLIITTIVGIIGRYIIKKLSVEEGRSLG, via the coding sequence ATGGTTGCCGTGGATAAAAATCACTTATTTAAAGCTACAATACTAATAGGAGCTCTTGGAGTAATCGTTTTACTATTAGCTATTTTTCTAAGCCTCCTGATATACTCTATACCCTCATTGAAGGCTTTCGGTATTAAGTTCTTCTTTGGAAAAGATTGGGACCCTGTAAGTAAAACCTTCGGTGCTCTCCCCTTTCTGGTTGGTACACTTTTAACCTCCTTCCTGGCCTTGCTTTTATCCATACCTATGTCCCTCTCCATATCCATATTGCTCGGAGAATATCTTAGAAAAGGAGCTATATCCTCGATTTTAAAGAGCTTAACCGAGCTATTAGCGGGTATTCCCTCTGTTATATATGGTTTCTGGGGACTCTTCGTGCTCGTTCCCCTCGTTAGGAAGTTAGAAATAGCCATAGGTGTCCCTCCTATAGGCGTTGGGATACTCACCGCTTCTCTGATACTAACCATAATGATAGTGCCATATTCTGCTTCCTTAGGAAGAGAAGTTATAGAGCTGGTCCCGCATGATATAAAGGAAGCAGCCTACTCGCTTGGAGCTACCCGATATGAGGTAATAAGGTACGTTATAATACCTTATGCTCGTTCAGGAATACTAGCTGGGATTCTGTTATCCCTCGGAAGAGCCATGGGAGAAACAATGGCAGTAACAATGCTTATAGGAAATTCAAACTGTATTCCAAATAGCATCTTCTCTCCTGGGAATACGATGGCAAGCGTTATAGCCAACGAATTCACGGAAGCAACTGAGAAACTTCATCTATCTTCCTTAATCGAAATAGGACTTTTCCTGCTTATTATTACAACCATTGTGGGAATAATTGGAAGATATATTATTAAGAAGCTAAGCGTGGAGGAAGGAAGAAGCCTTGGATAA